The following coding sequences lie in one Rhodohalobacter barkolensis genomic window:
- a CDS encoding TAT-variant-translocated molybdopterin oxidoreductase gives MSDQSNQTTFWKSLNELAKNEEYKKYTEREFPENATEMTDQVSRRSFLRVMGASIALAGFASCRKPVQKILPFSKQPEDVVLGEPNYYATSMPFQDTVTGILVENNEGRPTKLEGNEQHPSSGGRTNIYNQAGILNLYDPDRSRSPRRNGESTSKDEFVQFASDHFSDRNRRVLFISEANSSPTYNRIKQNALQTFSNANWVTFEPFNDDNAIEGTNIAFGQRLRTVNHYDNADVVVALNDDFMSPFGHKNSVENAYKVTSRRKVSSTDDSMSRIYCVENSFTSTGSYADHRLRLKTSEIEPFAYALAAKLSESVNGLSAFSNVSNAFSNHDWIERLANDLLSNRGSSVVSLGFDHSAGAHAAVAAINSALNNVGSTVTYHELPYYGDENQTEEFLNAITELKAGNYDTVVLVGTNPAYSAPADLEFAQALGNVDTTIHLSDYYNETSKASNWHVNRAHFLEAWGDGLAYTGHRSVIQPQILPLFDGLSEIEFLNTIVTGEESTGYDLVQETWSNYFTSNFDRQWETVLHDGVDRESGFEQVNVSVRSGFASDIRSYLSAEPINGIEITIKPDATLFDGRFANNGWLQELPEPMTKITWDNVALMSPSTAESLGIPPEQNFKSNDVPMVRISAGGNTLEIAAWVLPGHADDSITLTTGYGRNNVGRVADGVGVDTYPLRSSDAMFFRPAEVEKTGAMYEIACVQDHNSIEGRDMVREATLEEYRENPDFATYKSIHGYEVPGIKEALAEGDDRGPISLFEEQYGPDYQPQWGMAIDLNACFGCGVCTIACQAENNIPVIGKREVGRRRIMHWIRTDRYFEGDRDNPKAYHQPVPCMHCEMAPCEQVCPVAATTHSEDGMNQMTYNRCIGTRYCANNCPFKVRRFNFFNYTKEYLTTGDDPEIIQMAMNPDVTVRFRGVIEKCSYCVQRVNKAKIESKIATGSKKPADGSVQTACQQACPANAITFGDLTDRNSVVSQHKQNDRNYVMLEEMNVRPRTSYLAKLRNTNSELA, from the coding sequence ATGAGTGATCAGTCAAATCAAACTACTTTCTGGAAAAGTTTAAACGAACTTGCCAAAAACGAAGAGTACAAAAAGTACACTGAAAGGGAATTTCCTGAAAACGCAACTGAAATGACCGACCAGGTCTCCCGCCGTAGTTTCCTTCGTGTAATGGGAGCTTCCATTGCCCTGGCCGGTTTCGCTTCTTGCCGGAAACCTGTTCAAAAGATTTTACCTTTTTCTAAACAGCCGGAAGATGTAGTACTTGGCGAACCAAATTACTACGCAACCAGTATGCCATTTCAGGATACGGTTACAGGGATTCTGGTTGAGAATAATGAAGGTAGACCTACTAAACTTGAGGGTAATGAACAACACCCTTCAAGCGGCGGAAGAACAAATATTTACAATCAGGCCGGTATTCTGAATCTTTATGACCCGGACCGTTCCAGATCGCCCCGAAGAAATGGTGAAAGCACGTCAAAGGATGAATTTGTTCAGTTTGCATCTGATCATTTTTCTGATCGAAACAGAAGAGTTCTATTTATAAGTGAGGCCAACTCCTCTCCTACGTACAACAGAATTAAACAGAATGCACTTCAAACATTTTCAAACGCCAATTGGGTAACATTTGAGCCCTTCAATGATGACAATGCCATTGAAGGCACAAACATCGCTTTTGGTCAAAGACTCAGAACGGTTAATCACTATGATAACGCAGATGTTGTTGTAGCCTTGAATGATGACTTTATGAGCCCGTTTGGACATAAAAACAGTGTTGAAAATGCTTATAAAGTTACTTCCAGACGAAAAGTAAGCAGTACGGATGACTCCATGTCCCGTATCTACTGCGTTGAAAACTCTTTCACATCTACCGGATCTTATGCAGATCACCGTTTAAGATTAAAAACATCAGAAATTGAGCCATTTGCCTATGCTTTGGCAGCTAAACTTTCAGAAAGTGTAAACGGTCTTTCTGCCTTTAGTAATGTGTCCAACGCATTCAGCAATCACGATTGGATTGAAAGGTTAGCCAATGATTTGCTTTCAAACCGTGGAAGTTCAGTTGTAAGTCTCGGGTTTGACCATTCAGCGGGTGCTCATGCAGCAGTTGCCGCAATCAATAGCGCATTAAATAATGTTGGTAGTACCGTAACCTATCACGAACTGCCATATTACGGTGATGAAAATCAGACTGAAGAATTTTTAAATGCGATTACAGAGTTGAAAGCCGGTAATTACGATACCGTTGTACTTGTAGGTACAAACCCGGCTTACTCCGCACCTGCCGATCTTGAATTTGCTCAGGCTTTGGGTAACGTGGATACTACAATTCATCTCTCCGACTATTATAATGAGACCTCAAAAGCATCAAACTGGCACGTAAATCGTGCACACTTCCTTGAGGCCTGGGGTGACGGACTTGCTTACACCGGACATCGATCAGTCATTCAGCCGCAAATCCTTCCTCTTTTTGATGGATTGAGCGAAATTGAGTTTTTAAATACAATTGTTACAGGCGAAGAGAGTACCGGTTACGACCTGGTTCAGGAAACATGGAGCAATTACTTTACATCAAACTTCGACCGTCAGTGGGAAACTGTCCTTCACGATGGAGTAGACAGAGAAAGTGGATTTGAACAGGTAAATGTATCTGTTCGCTCAGGTTTTGCTTCAGACATCCGCTCCTATCTTTCTGCTGAACCGATTAATGGTATAGAAATTACAATTAAACCGGACGCTACTCTTTTTGACGGCCGGTTTGCCAATAACGGATGGCTTCAGGAATTACCTGAACCCATGACGAAAATTACCTGGGATAATGTAGCCCTGATGAGTCCAAGTACTGCGGAATCGTTGGGTATCCCACCTGAACAAAATTTTAAATCCAATGATGTACCTATGGTTAGGATTTCTGCCGGCGGGAATACATTGGAAATTGCAGCCTGGGTCCTCCCGGGACATGCGGATGATTCTATCACCCTTACAACGGGCTATGGGCGAAATAACGTTGGCCGTGTAGCTGACGGAGTTGGAGTGGATACCTACCCTCTTCGAAGCAGCGATGCAATGTTTTTCAGACCTGCTGAGGTTGAAAAAACCGGGGCAATGTACGAAATCGCCTGTGTCCAGGACCACAACAGTATTGAAGGCCGCGACATGGTACGCGAAGCGACACTCGAGGAGTATCGCGAAAATCCTGATTTTGCTACCTATAAGAGTATTCACGGGTATGAAGTTCCCGGAATTAAAGAAGCATTAGCGGAAGGAGACGATCGCGGACCCATTTCACTATTTGAAGAACAGTACGGTCCGGATTATCAACCACAATGGGGAATGGCCATTGACCTGAATGCCTGCTTTGGTTGCGGTGTATGTACCATTGCTTGTCAGGCCGAGAACAACATTCCTGTAATTGGAAAACGCGAAGTTGGCCGCAGACGTATCATGCACTGGATAAGAACGGATCGCTATTTTGAAGGTGATCGTGATAATCCAAAAGCATATCACCAGCCGGTTCCATGTATGCATTGCGAAATGGCTCCTTGCGAGCAGGTTTGCCCGGTTGCAGCCACTACACACAGTGAAGATGGCATGAACCAGATGACCTATAACAGATGCATCGGTACACGGTACTGTGCTAATAACTGCCCGTTTAAGGTTCGACGTTTCAACTTCTTCAACTATACAAAAGAATATTTAACCACCGGAGACGACCCGGAAATCATCCAGATGGCAATGAATCCGGATGTGACTGTTCGTTTCAGAGGTGTGATCGAAAAATGCTCTTACTGCGTACAGCGAGTAAACAAAGCGAAGATCGAATCAAAAATTGCTACAGGTTCCAAAAAACCAGCTGACGGATCTGTTCAAACAGCTTGTCAGCAAGCATGCCCTGCTAATGCAATCACATTCGGCGATTTAACCGACCGAAACAGTGTGGTATCACAGCATAAGCAGAATGATCGAAACTATGTGATGCTCGAAGAGATGAATGTTCGACCAAGAACTTCATACCTTGCTAAACTACGAAATACTAACTCAGAATTGGCTTAA
- a CDS encoding cytochrome c3 family protein encodes MAQIFPKWADEAPKRILIGSIILLNAVVFGIWYFFSPEFTDVGYAPEQPVPFSHQVHVGQLGMDCQYCHTQVEESRHANIPATQTCMNCHSQIRTDVESLQPVRDSWETGEPIEWVRVHMLPDYAYFNHAAHVNVGVGCESCHGRVDRMEVVHQAEPLSMGWCLDCHREPEKHVRPVSEVTTMGYSVENQLEIGRELVAKHNINAPTYCQSCHY; translated from the coding sequence ATGGCTCAGATTTTTCCAAAATGGGCAGATGAAGCGCCCAAGCGAATTCTTATAGGTTCTATCATACTTTTAAATGCTGTTGTATTTGGTATATGGTATTTCTTCTCTCCTGAATTTACCGATGTCGGCTATGCTCCTGAACAGCCTGTCCCCTTTTCACACCAGGTACACGTAGGGCAGTTAGGCATGGATTGCCAGTACTGTCATACCCAAGTAGAAGAATCCAGACACGCTAATATTCCGGCTACTCAAACTTGCATGAACTGTCACAGTCAAATTCGCACAGATGTAGAATCATTACAACCTGTTCGCGACAGCTGGGAAACCGGCGAGCCCATTGAGTGGGTTCGTGTTCATATGTTACCCGATTATGCTTATTTCAATCACGCGGCACACGTAAATGTAGGTGTGGGATGTGAATCTTGCCACGGTCGTGTTGATCGTATGGAAGTTGTGCATCAGGCAGAACCGCTTAGTATGGGATGGTGTCTGGATTGTCACCGTGAACCGGAAAAACATGTTCGACCGGTATCAGAAGTAACCACAATGGGTTACTCTGTAGAAAATCAACTTGAAATTGGACGCGAATTGGTTGCAAAACACAACATCAACGCTCCTACATATTGCCAGAGTTGCCACTATTAA
- a CDS encoding DUF420 domain-containing protein, whose translation MKEPNSKELTVDFLKKISVAKALGVILLISGLAFLFLIWLIYFRETADETAAWVSNLPALNALLNTASTVFIVLGFIAIRKREFVKHMKMMLTAFVTSSLFLISYLVYHNFVGHTPFPGEGIIRPIYFFILISHIILSAFVVPLVLTSYYFAFSGKFSTHRKVSKWTLPIWLYVSVTGVVIFFILNAYV comes from the coding sequence ATGAAAGAACCAAACAGTAAGGAACTCACTGTCGATTTTTTAAAAAAAATAAGTGTAGCAAAAGCATTAGGTGTTATACTGCTGATTAGCGGCCTGGCTTTTCTATTTTTGATCTGGTTAATCTATTTCAGGGAAACTGCTGATGAGACTGCGGCATGGGTTTCAAACTTACCTGCACTCAATGCACTACTCAATACCGCGAGTACAGTATTTATTGTACTGGGCTTTATAGCGATTAGAAAACGAGAATTTGTTAAACACATGAAGATGATGCTCACCGCGTTTGTTACATCATCTTTATTTTTAATCAGCTACTTGGTTTATCATAATTTTGTTGGTCATACACCTTTTCCGGGAGAGGGTATCATCCGACCGATCTACTTCTTTATTTTAATTAGCCACATCATTTTGTCTGCTTTTGTTGTGCCTCTGGTTCTGACCAGCTACTACTTTGCATTTTCAGGGAAATTTTCCACTCACCGTAAAGTATCCAAGTGGACATTGCCAATCTGGCTCTATGTTTCTGTAACCGGTGTGGTGATCTTCTTTATTCTGAATGCTTATGTGTAA
- a CDS encoding glycosyl hydrolase, which yields MNTYKELGLAPGKAICYSGFREGQHPGGKYPNYEEVKEDLLLLHNHWKYLRLFNIDTHAEIVLDVIRNENLDFQIMLGAYIEAEMNNFNCPWGGGIHPKKVLEQNTENNSQKMLKLAEFANQYPDIIFSLSVGNEACVDWTDHLVHEEKVLHYVQKVKSLANQPVTFCENYAPWLSKLEPLANELDFISIHTYPVWEYKHINEAIDYTKENYSAVAEKYPDKPVVITEAGWATKSNGRGINPEFVNEEFQKIYFEKLMNWVEKENILTFYFEAFDESWKGSPEPLEPEKHWGLFKTDRTPKLAMMYD from the coding sequence ATGAACACATATAAAGAACTGGGTTTAGCTCCCGGAAAAGCCATTTGCTATTCCGGTTTCAGAGAAGGACAGCATCCGGGTGGTAAATACCCCAATTACGAAGAAGTAAAAGAAGATTTACTGCTTCTTCACAACCATTGGAAATACCTTAGATTATTTAATATCGACACACATGCAGAGATTGTACTCGATGTGATCCGAAATGAAAATCTTGATTTTCAGATCATGCTTGGGGCTTATATTGAAGCCGAAATGAATAATTTCAATTGTCCCTGGGGAGGTGGAATTCATCCCAAAAAAGTACTCGAACAAAATACCGAAAACAACAGCCAAAAGATGCTCAAATTGGCTGAATTTGCAAATCAGTACCCGGATATCATCTTCTCCCTTTCTGTAGGTAACGAGGCGTGTGTGGATTGGACAGATCACCTGGTTCATGAAGAGAAAGTGCTGCACTATGTACAAAAAGTAAAAAGTCTTGCGAATCAACCTGTAACATTTTGCGAAAATTACGCCCCCTGGCTTTCAAAGCTTGAACCTCTCGCTAACGAATTAGATTTTATTTCTATTCACACCTACCCAGTTTGGGAGTACAAACACATCAATGAAGCTATAGATTATACAAAAGAAAACTATAGCGCTGTTGCCGAAAAATACCCCGATAAACCTGTTGTCATCACAGAAGCCGGTTGGGCTACAAAATCTAATGGTAGAGGCATCAACCCGGAATTTGTCAACGAAGAGTTTCAGAAAATCTATTTTGAAAAACTTATGAATTGGGTTGAAAAAGAGAACATTCTTACATTCTACTTCGAAGCCTTTGATGAGAGTTGGAAAGGTTCGCCCGAACCTTTGGAACCCGAAAAGCACTGGGGACTTTTCAAAACTGACAGAACGCCCAAGCTTGCCATGATGTATGACTGA
- a CDS encoding glycosyl hydrolase family 17 protein — MSYRKEQFLSYKRSDLIPKLNYLDEMANDEIDSLFREVLDNGIYGFCYSMYEDGQGPGTIVTEEQIRKRIKILKPYTNAIRSFSTTEGNEFVPKVAKEFKMKTLVGAWLSDDEEKNREEIDNLVKLANDGMVDIAAVGNEVLYRGDLTPETLIDYIKEVRSKIPKDIPVGYVDAYYEFVQRPEVSDVCDVILCNCYPFWEGTSFEHSLQHMRQMYYQAKEAGNGKKVIITETGWPSKGTALGGATPSVENAKKYFINTCLWTQDEDIEVFYFSSFDESWKVDSEGDVGAYWGIWDKKGKLKY, encoded by the coding sequence ATGTCATATAGAAAGGAACAATTTTTAAGTTATAAGAGATCTGATCTCATTCCAAAATTGAATTATTTGGATGAGATGGCAAATGACGAAATAGATAGCCTGTTTAGAGAAGTTTTAGATAATGGCATCTATGGATTTTGTTACAGTATGTATGAGGATGGACAGGGTCCGGGAACCATTGTTACAGAAGAACAAATCCGAAAAAGGATTAAGATCTTGAAACCTTACACTAATGCAATACGATCTTTTTCAACTACGGAAGGAAATGAATTTGTACCTAAAGTAGCCAAAGAATTTAAAATGAAGACTTTGGTTGGAGCATGGCTTAGCGACGATGAAGAAAAGAACAGGGAAGAGATCGATAATTTGGTAAAGTTAGCTAATGATGGAATGGTAGATATTGCGGCAGTAGGTAATGAGGTCCTCTATAGAGGTGATCTTACACCGGAAACTCTCATTGACTACATCAAAGAAGTTCGAAGTAAAATTCCAAAAGATATACCCGTAGGCTATGTAGATGCATATTACGAATTCGTTCAAAGACCGGAAGTATCGGATGTCTGCGATGTGATTTTATGTAACTGCTATCCATTCTGGGAAGGTACCAGCTTCGAACACTCACTACAGCATATGCGACAGATGTATTATCAAGCCAAAGAAGCAGGTAATGGTAAAAAAGTGATAATTACCGAAACCGGATGGCCAAGTAAAGGAACAGCTTTAGGCGGCGCAACACCATCTGTAGAAAATGCTAAGAAATACTTCATCAACACATGCTTGTGGACTCAGGATGAAGATATCGAAGTCTTCTATTTCTCATCTTTTGATGAATCCTGGAAAGTTGATTCTGAAGGAGATGTAGGTGCATATTGGGGAATCTGGGATAAAAAAGGAAAACTTAAATACTAA